The Vibrio marisflavi CECT 7928 region ATTAATTTGGAGCGGCGGTTTACGCCGAACTTTCTCTTGATGTTGTATATGTGCTGCTCGACAGTTCTTGAGGAAACGCATAGAACTTCGGAAGACTCTTTCGCAGTGAGCCCATCAAGCAGTAGCTCGGAGATTTCTTCTTCACGAGGAGTAAGAATAATGCTATTTGAATCTGAAAACGGGCTGGTAATGATTCTCGGGGCAGGCGAGTTGCTGTGTCTTTCGGTAGTTATCCAAGGCAAAATGAGTTTGTGTTCGTCAGCTTCTCGGATGAACTCTTTGGCGTGATGACGAAAGAATCGACGGAATTTTTTTAAGTAGTCCAAGTCATTCATGTAGTTATTGATGGCTTGAACCTCTGAAGCTGGTGAATAAAACGTACAGTACTCGGTATAATCCTCTTGATAGTCAATTAGCACTAAACAGCTACAATAGTTAAATAGATCCTTTTGATCTGAAAGCTGGCGGGAAATACGTTTGCGAAGATCGGGTGGGAAATTTTCGATCACTAGCTCATAGATAACACACT contains the following coding sequences:
- a CDS encoding LuxR C-terminal-related transcriptional regulator, which translates into the protein MDNPAFIYAEKVKSASNRLYSRLKINAFSYSKIYKDGSRSELWSDSEALAHSFLGKKHIEKVYTPPLFGKQECVIYELVIENFPPDLRKRISRQLSDQKDLFNYCSCLVLIDYQEDYTEYCTFYSPASEVQAINNYMNDLDYLKKFRRFFRHHAKEFIREADEHKLILPWITTERHSNSPAPRIITSPFSDSNSIILTPREEEISELLLDGLTAKESSEVLCVSSRTVEQHIYNIKRKFGVNRRSKLITELNRYHHQ